GGCGCGAAACTCGGCCTGCTCTACGGTCAGGGCGGCTTCGTCACCAAGCACCACGGGCTCGTGCTCTCGAAAACACCGCCACGCACGGCGCTGGCGCAGGACACGAGCGTTCAGCTTGATGCCGACCACAACAAGCGCGCGGTGCCGGAGTTCGTGACCGAGGCCTCGGGCCCGGGCAAGGTCGAGAGCTTTACCGTGATCTACGGCCGCAATGGCGACATCGAGCACGGCGTCGTCATGCTGAGCACGGAAGATGACCGGCGCACGCTGGCGCGCATTCCAGCGGGTGACGGCACGACGCTGGCACACCTGCTCGACATGAATCGCACGCCCGTCGACTCGCTCGGCGTCATCACAATGGCCGCCGATGGCGTGCCGGAGTGGCGGGTCGGGTAGATCTTGTAGGGTGGGCAAAGGCGCGTCAGCGCCGTGCCCACCATTGATTCCGCGATTGTCGTGACAATGGTGGGCACGCTTCGCTTTGCCCACCCTACTGTCTACGTCGATGTCGGAAGATCACGCCGCGCGAACGTTGGTCAGGAACTTGCTGACCTCGGTCTTCAGCCGGTTCGAATCGTTGGACAGCATCTGCGCTGCCGACAGCACCTGCGAGGAGGCCGTGCCGGTCTCGGTCGCGCCACGCTGCACGTCTGTGATGTTGGAGGAGACCTGCTGGGTGCCCTGTGCCGCCTGCTGCACGTTGCGGGCGATCTCCTGGGTCGCGGCGCCCTGCTCCTCGACGGCTGCTGCAATGGCCGAGGAGATCTCGGAGAGGCGCTCGATGGTCGAGGAGATTTCCTTGATCGCGCCGACGGAGTCGTTGGTGGCGGCCTGGATGCCGGTGATCTGCTGGCCGATCTCGCCGGTCGCCTTGGCGGTCTGCTCGGCGAGCGCCTTCACTTCGGAGGCCACCACCGCGAAGCCGCGGCCGGCTTCGCCGGCGCGTGCCGCCTCGATGGTCGCGTTCAGCGCCAAAAGGTTGGTTTGGCCAGCGATGGTGTTGATCAGCTCGACGACGTCGCCGATGCGGGAGGCGGCCTTGGAGAGCTCGCTGACGCGTTCGCTGGTGGTGCGGGCCTGGCCGACGGCGTCGCCCGCCATCCGCGCCGATTCCTGGACCTGGCGGCTGATCTCGCCGACCGATGAGGCCATCTCCTCGGTGGCCGAGGCCACCGACTGCACGTTGGTGGAGGCTTCTTCCGAAGCGGCGGCGACCGTGGTCGCCATCTGCTGCGAGCGATCGGCGCTCGCCGTCAGCGTCGAGGCGGAGGCTTCGAGCTGAGTGGAGGCAGACGAAACCGTCTGCACAATCTCGCCGATCATGGATTCGAATTCGCGGGTGATGTTGTCGACGCGGCGGCCGCGCTCGATCTTCACCTCCGCATCGCGCGCGGCGGCTTCGTCGGCCGCCTTCTTGGCGACCAACGCCTCCTTGAACACCTGGAGCACGTCGGCCATGGCGCCGATCTCGGTCCTCTCGCCCCGGTGCGGCACTTCGGCGGTCAGGTCGCCCTTGCCGAGCGCCTGCATCGGCTCGACGATGGAATTGATGCCGCTGGAGACATCGCGGATCATGTAGAAGCTGAGGCCGATGCCGATGACGAGGGCGGAGCCGAGAATGACGGAGACCAGCATGAAGGCGAAGGCGTAGCTGTCAGCGGCATCCTGGGCGGCCTGGTTGCCGCCTTTGGTGTTGAGCTCGATATCCTTTTTCAGCACCTCGTCCGATTGCACGCCGATCTTGCCAACGACCTTGCTGTTCAAATCACGCGCTTCGTGCGAGATCTTGCCGACATCCTTGCGCGACAGCGCCATGACATCGTCCGTACCCTTCTTGTAGTCGTTCCACAGCTTGGACCATTCGGCGTACAGCGCACGCTCCTCCGGCGAGGTGATCATCGGCTCGTATTCCTTGCGGGACTTGGCCAGCGCGTCGATCACCTCCCCTGCCGTCTTTTCTGCCGCAAGCTTTTCCTCCGTCGTCTCGGCCAACAGATGAGCGCGTACCACAGTGCGATAAGTGAGGACGTTGGCGCGGAGCTCGCCGAGCACCCGAACGCTCGGCATCCAGCTCGTAGCGATATCGAGGGTGTTGGCGTTGATCGCCCGCATTTTCATGACGGCAAGCACACCCATGCCGGTCATCGCGGCCAGGAGGAAGGCTACGACGCCGATGATCTTGGCACGAATGGAAATTTTCGCGAGCATTGCTGGGTCTCTTGTCTTGGATCGCGGCTTTGGGCCACGACCGCGCGTCATGAAATGGCTGCAGCCAAATGGAGTGCGGCCGACATCCAACAACAAACGACCTGAGCAGATGTTAACTACGACTCCGTACGAGTACGGAAACCGAAAGAAATAAACAGAGGACTAAAACAGCCCTGCGCTCAGCGCATGAGCCCAAGCGCGTCGGAGAAAAACTCCGGCCCGCCGAAATTGCCTGATTTAAGGGCAAGCAGCATGCCGCCTTCCTTGGCACCAACCGCGCGCAACACCGGGACTCCCGCAGCGATCTCCGCGCCGACGAGGAAGCCCGGAATCTTCAGGCGGTCGACGACGGCGCCCGACGTCTCGCCGCCGGCAACGACAAGGCGCCGAACGCCCGACTGCACCAGCCCTTCGGCGATATCGGCCATGGCCTGCTCGATCGCGTGACCGGCCGCATCGCGGCCGTAACGCGCCTGCACCGCACCGACTGCCTCCGGCGTGGCGCTCGAGGCGATCAGCACCGGACCATCAGCGAGCCGGGGCTTCGCCCAGGCGAGCGCCCGCTGCGCTTCGCTTCCACCTGCGACAATTTGCTCGGGATCGAGATGCAACACCGGCATGACACGCTCGGCATTCGCGATCTGCTGAAGGGTCGCCTGCGAGCAGCTACCGGCGAGACACGCCGCCGGTCCGCCGACCGGCGCGCTCGCCTCGGCGGCTGCGACAATCGGACTCACCCTCCCCGTGGAGACGAGCGCCCGCGCCAGCCCGAGGCCGATGCCGGAGGCGCCGACCGACAGCCGATGGCCGGCTGCGACGAGGCCGATGGTCTCGAGATCGCGGTCGAACACGGCGTCGATGATCGCGGCGCCCGTGCCCTTGGCCGAGAGCTCAGCGAGTTGCGCACGCACGGCATCCGTGCCGCGCGTCACGCTTGCGAGATTGACGAGACCGACCTTGGTCCTGCTCTGTCGCGCCAGCACCCGCACCAGGTTGGAATCGTGCATCGGGTTGAGCGGATGGTCCTTCAGCGGGCTCTCGTTGAGCGGAGCAGCGCCGACGAAGAGATTGCCCTGGTAGACGGTGCGGCCGGTCTCGGGGAAAGCCGGCGTCACCAGCACGATCGCCCCATCGCAGTCGTCGCGCAGCGCGTCCATCACCGGGCCGATATTGCCGGCGTCGGTAGAATCGAAGGTCGAGCAGATCTTGAACAGCACGTGGCTCGCACCGCGGCCGCGCAGCCATTTGTCCGCCGCGCGCGAGCGCGTCACCGCAAGTCCCGCCTCGATCGAGCGGCTCTTCAGGGATACCACGACGGCGTCGACCTCGGGCAGCGCCAGGTCGTCGGGCGGCACGCCGATGGTCTGTACGGTGCGCAGGCCCGCGCGCGTCAGCGTGTTGGCGAGATCGGACGCGCCGGTATAGTCGTCGGCGATGCAGCCAAGAGAAATTTTCGCTGCCAGCGTCACGGCTTCACTCCAGCATAAGGCTTGAACCAGGCGAGACCATCGGTGGTCTTGCCGCGCGGATTGTATTCGCAGCCGACGAAGCCGGCATAGCCAAGCCGGTCGAGCTCGGCGAACAGGAAGGGATAGTTCAGCTCTTCGCTATCAGGCTCGTTGCGCGACGGGATGCTGGCGATCTGGATATGGCCGATGATCGGCATCATCTCGCGCAGGCGCATCGTGACGTCGCCGTGGATGATCTGGCAGTGATAGATGTCGAACTGGAGCTTGAGGTTCGGGATCCTCAGCTCCTCGACCACGTCGCGCGCGAAGCCGAAGTCGTTGAGGAAGTAGCCGGGAACGTTGCGCGAATTGATCGGCTCGATCACGATGTCGATGCCATGCGGCGCGAAGAATTCGGCCGCCCACGTCACCGACTTGTAGAACGCCTCGATCGCGAGGCGATCGCCGCGGTTGGCCATGCCGGCCATCAGGTGGAGACGCTTGACGCCGGTCGCCCTGGCGTAAGGCAGCGCCGTCTCGAGACCCTGCTTGAGATCGCCGAAGCGGGACGGGAGCGCCGCAAAGCCCTTCTCGCCGGCGTCCCAGTTGCCAGGCGGCAGGTTGAACAGCGCCTGCGTGAACCCGTTGCGCTTGAGCCGCTCGCCGACCGCTTCGGCCGGGTGATCATAGGGAAACAGGAATTCGACGGCGGTGAAGCCGGCCTGTGCTGCGGCATCGAAGCGGTCGAGGAACGGCACCTCGGTGAACATCATCGTGAGGTTGGCGGCAAAACGGGGCATGGGAATCCTCTTATTTATCGCCTGGCAGCTTTACGCCGGTGACCTGCGCATACATCCGCGCCACCGACGCATCGTCGTCGCGCCCCATGCCGGCGGCAGCCGTCATCAGGAACATCTGGAGCGCCGCAGCCGAGACCGGCACCGGGAATCTTGCCGAGCGCGCCATGTCCTGAATGATGCCGAGGTCCTTCACGAAAATCTCGACCGCGCTGCGCGGGGTGTAGTCGCCGTCGAGCACGTGCGGCATGCGGTTCTCGAACATCCAGGAATTGCCGGCAGAGGCCGTGATCACCTCGTACACTTTCCGGATGTCGAGGCCCTGCTTGGCGGCAAAGGCGATCGCCTCGCTAGCGGCCGCGATGTGCACGCCGGCCAGGAGCTGGTTGATCATCTTGAAGGCGGCGCCCTGGCCCGCGGCATCGCCGAGCTCGTAGAGCTTTGCCGCCATGGCATCGAGCGCGGGGCGCGCCTTGGCAAAAGCGGCCGGACTGCCGGAGGCGAGGATCGTCAGCTCGCCTTGCGCGGCGCGCTGCGCGCCGCCGGAGATCGGCGCATCCAGGTAGTGCCGGCCGGTCGCCTCGAGCTGTTTTGCGAGGCGCCGGGCGACGTCGGGATCCATGGTGGCGGAGGAGATGAAGACGCTATCCTTCGGCATGGTCTCGGCGGCGCCGTTTTGGCCGAACAAGATCGCCTCGGTCTGCGCGGCGTTGACGACGACGCTGACGACGACATCCGCCTCCCTCGCCGCCTCCGCCGGCGTCTTCGCGCCCGCGCCGCCGTCCTTGACGAAGCGCGCGACGGCGTCGGCCGAGACGTCGCAACCGGTGACGGCAAATCCCGCCCGCTTCAGCGATGTGGCCATGCCAAAGCCCATCGAGCCGAGCCCGATGACGGCGATACGCGATTTTTGCGAGGCTGACGACATGCGATTGATCCCTTGGAACGTTCCTCAATGGCCGGTCTCAGCGGCCTCTTGAGACCGCATATCACGGCTTGGCCGCGCTGCCAAAGCATGAGACAACGAGGCCGTGAGGGCGCCCCTTTCATGAGCCATGACAGCAAACTTCGCGAGGATATCTGCCGCTTCGGCCGCTCGTTGTTCGAGCGCGGCCTGACGCCGGGCTCCTCAGGCAATATCAGCGTCAAGCTTCCCGACGGCGGCTGGCTGGTGACGCCGACCAACGCCTCGCTCGGCTTTCTCGACCCGGCCCGGCTGTCGCGGCTCGATCCCTCCGGCCGGCTCGTCTCGGGCGATGCGCCAACCAAGGAGGTTCCGCTGCACACCGCGCTCTACGAGACGCGGGGCGCGGCACGCGCGATCGTGCATTTGCACTCGACCCATTCGGTTGCGCTCTCGATGCTGCCCGAGATCGACCCGCGCGCGGCGCTGCCGCCGATGACGGCCTATTATTTGATGAAATGCGGCGCCACCGCGCTCGTGCCCTATTACCGCCCCGGCGATCCCGCGGTGGCGGATGCGATCAAGGGGCTCGCCGGGAAATATTCATCGGTGCTGCTCGCCAATCACGGCCCGGTCGTCGCCGGCGACACGCTGGAAGCCGCGGTGTTCGCGACGGAGGAGCTGGAGGAGACGGCAAAGCTGTACCTGCTGCTGCGCGGGCTCAACCCGCGCCACCTGTCGCCGGAGCAGGTGAAGGATCTGGTGAAGGTGTTCGGGCTGACGCTGCCGGAGCATGGGCACTAGCCACACCTACAGACGTCATCCTGAGGTGCGAGCCTTGCGATGCGCTTGCATCGCAAGGTGAAGCCTCGAAGGATGGGCCACAGGAGCTCGCGGCCCATCCTTCGAGGCGCGCAGGGGCGCGCACCTCAGGATGACGGCTGTGCTTGTGGAGACAGTCCAGAGATTACAGTAAGTACCTGTAGTGCGGGCAAAGCGACTTGTCCGCCGTAGCTCGTAGAGCGAAGGCGGAAGCGTGCCCACCGACCATGCGTCCACAAAAACGGTGGGCACGGCGCTTCGCGCCTTTGCCCACCCTACGGCATCCTCTTTCGGGCCTACAGCCCCAGATACGCCTTGCGCACGTCCGGGTTGCCCCTGATCTCCGCGGATGCCCCCTGCATCAGCACACGGCCGGTTTGCAGGATGTAGGCGCGGTCCGCGATCTCCAGGCATTCGGCCATGCGCTGCTCGACGATCAACACGGTCATGCCGGCGTCCCGGATGCGCTTGACCGCCTGAAAAATCTCGTCGACGAGTTTTGGCATGATGCCCTGCGAGGGCTCGTCCAGCATCAACAGCCGCGGCCGTGTCATCAGCGCGCGGCCGATCGCGAGCATCTGCTGCTCGCCGCCGCTTAGCGTCTCGGCGCGCTGCTCGAGGCGCTCGGACAGACGCGGGAACAGCTTGAACACGAGGTCGAGCGGCCCTTCGCGATCTGCTTCGCCGCGGTAGAGATAGCTGCCGAGGCGAAGATTGTCGCGCACCGACAGGCGCGGGAACAGGCGGCGATTCTCCGGCACATAGGCGATACCGGTGGCCGTGATGTGATGCTGCGCCATGCCGTCGAGGCGCTTGCCGTCGAACGTCACGGTGCCCGAGCGCGGGCGCTCTGCGCCGGCGATGGATTTGAGCAGCGTCGACTTGCCCGCGCCGTTGGCGCCGGCGACGCAGACGATCTCGCCCTTCTCGACATCGATCGACACGGAGGAGATCGCAACCAGCCCCTGATAGGCGGTCGTGACTTCACGCACCGACAGCATGACGATCTCCCAGATATGCGCTGATCACCTTGGGATCGCGAACGACCTCAGTGGGCTTGCCCTCGACCAGCACCTTGCCGAGGTCGAGCACGATGGCGCGGTCGACCAGGGGCATCACGATCTCCATGACGTGCTCGACCATCAGCACGGTGATGCCGGCATCCCGCACCTTGCGCACCAGCGCGACGCCGGTCTGCGCTTCCGTCGGCGTGAGGCCGGTGAGGACTTCGTCGAGCAGCAACAGTTTCGGTTCGGTCGCGAGCGCACGCGCGACTTCGAGGCGGCGCTTTTCGGCCGGAACGAGATCGCTTGCGAGCACATTTGCACGCGCGGCAAGGCCGGTAAATTCGAGTACCTCATGAGCCTTGCGGCGGGCCTCGCGCATCACGGTGTTGCGCACCAGCGCGCCGACGATGACGTTGTCAATGACCGTCATGGTCTCAAAGCTCTTGACCACCTGGAAGGTGCGCCCGACGCCGCGCTGGCAGCGCTCGGCCGCAGGCATGCGCGTGACATCCTCGCCGTCGAACCAGATCGAGCCTTGCGTCGGCGGCAGGACGCCGGCGATGAGATTGAACAGCGTCGACTTGCCGGCGCCGTTGGGTCCGATCAGCCCGACGATCTCGCCGCGGCCGACCGAGATCGAGACGTCGGAGTTGGCGACGAGGCCGCCGAAGCGCTGCCAGACGCCGCGGGTTTCGAGGAGCGCGCTCATCGTGCGGCTCCCTTGCGCGAGGAGAACAGGCTCACCAGTCCCCGTGGCAGCGCCAGCGAAATCAGGATGATCAGTGAGCCATAGACGATGAGGTCGACGCCGCGGCCGGAACCGCCGATATAGGAGCGCGTCAATTCCGTCAGGGGGATCAGGATGACCGCGCCGAGCGCGGGTCCCCAGAGAGTGCCGATCCCGCCCAGCACCGCCGGCAGCGCCATGAGCAGCGAGAACTGGAAGCCCATCACGCTTTCAGGATCGATATAGGAGACGAACTGCGCATAGAAGCTGCCGCCGACTGCGACCAGGAAGGCCGAGACGGCCGCGGCGCCCATCTTGGAATTGAACACGTCGACGCCCAGACTCTCGGCGGCCTGCGGATTGTCCTTCACCGCACGCCACCAAAAGCCCCATTTGGAATCTTCCAGCCACCAGGTGACGAACCAGGCGACACAGGCGAGCACGAGGGCGAAATAGAAGTACGGCAGCTTGCTTCGCGTGAACTGGAACTTCAGCCAGCTGTCGCCGCGCACGGGAATGTCGATGCCGAGCGCTGCGCCCGCCCAGTCCCAGTTCTGGATCAACAGCAGCGCGATCTCGGCGATCACGATCGTGGCAATGGCGAAATAGTGGCCGCCGAGCCGGAAACAGGGATAGCCGAGCGCCATCGCGATCAGCGCCGAGATCAGGCCGCCGGCGATCATCCCGAACCACGGCAGCACTCCGAACTTCATGAAGAGAAGCGAGGTTGTATAGGCACCCAACCCGAAATAAAGGGCGTGCCCCAGTGAAATCTGCCCGCAATAGCCGGAGAGGATATTCCAGCTCTGCGACAACGCTGCGTACATCAGCGTCAGGATCATGATGTTCTGGACGTAGACGTCCTTCACGAACAGCGGCACCAGTGCTGCGATCACCGCCAACACAGCGGCTATGATCAGGTCGCGGCGGCGCCGCGCGGAAAAATTCTTGTCCATCACATCGACCCGAACAGGCCGCGCGGCCGGATGAAGACCACGAGGAGATAGACGGCGTAGATGCCGACCGATTTCAGCGATGGCGGCAGCACCAGCGCGGTCGTTGCTTCGACCAAACCGACGACGATGCCGCCGGCGAAGGCGCCGAACACGCTACCGAAGCCGCCGAGGGCCACCGTAACATAGGCGATCAGCGCAAAGGACGCGCCGACGTCGGGATAGATATAGAAGAAGACCGCCATGATGGCGCCGGACAGACCGACCAGGGCCGCGCCGAGGCCCCAGCCGAGGGCGAACACGCGGTTCTTGTCGATGCCGACCAGCGCCACCGCGCCGGGGTCTTCACGAGTCGCCTCCAGCGCACGGCCGAAATCGGTGCGGTTGATGAAGAAATAGAGCCCGGCAAACGCCGCGATCGACACCAGGGCGCCAACGAGCTGTGGCTCCGGCAGGAAGATGCCGGCGACCGACACCGTCTTGCCGCCGAGCCAGGAGTGGG
This region of Bradyrhizobium sp. CCGUVB1N3 genomic DNA includes:
- a CDS encoding ABC transporter ATP-binding protein, giving the protein MLSVREVTTAYQGLVAISSVSIDVEKGEIVCVAGANGAGKSTLLKSIAGAERPRSGTVTFDGKRLDGMAQHHITATGIAYVPENRRLFPRLSVRDNLRLGSYLYRGEADREGPLDLVFKLFPRLSERLEQRAETLSGGEQQMLAIGRALMTRPRLLMLDEPSQGIMPKLVDEIFQAVKRIRDAGMTVLIVEQRMAECLEIADRAYILQTGRVLMQGASAEIRGNPDVRKAYLGL
- the ltnD gene encoding L-threonate dehydrogenase, whose protein sequence is MSSASQKSRIAVIGLGSMGFGMATSLKRAGFAVTGCDVSADAVARFVKDGGAGAKTPAEAAREADVVVSVVVNAAQTEAILFGQNGAAETMPKDSVFISSATMDPDVARRLAKQLEATGRHYLDAPISGGAQRAAQGELTILASGSPAAFAKARPALDAMAAKLYELGDAAGQGAAFKMINQLLAGVHIAAASEAIAFAAKQGLDIRKVYEVITASAGNSWMFENRMPHVLDGDYTPRSAVEIFVKDLGIIQDMARSARFPVPVSAAALQMFLMTAAAGMGRDDDASVARMYAQVTGVKLPGDK
- a CDS encoding branched-chain amino acid ABC transporter permease, which codes for MTAETIIQSLASGLLMGLLYGLIAVGLALIFGLMDVVNFAHGEFLMIAMYATFFLFAFFAIDPLLAAPLVAAALFVFGALIYLLIVRFAMRAKANAGMVQIFATFGLAIVMRGLAQLFFTPDYRSVTHSWLGGKTVSVAGIFLPEPQLVGALVSIAAFAGLYFFINRTDFGRALEATREDPGAVALVGIDKNRVFALGWGLGAALVGLSGAIMAVFFYIYPDVGASFALIAYVTVALGGFGSVFGAFAGGIVVGLVEATTALVLPPSLKSVGIYAVYLLVVFIRPRGLFGSM
- a CDS encoding ABC transporter ATP-binding protein, yielding MSALLETRGVWQRFGGLVANSDVSISVGRGEIVGLIGPNGAGKSTLFNLIAGVLPPTQGSIWFDGEDVTRMPAAERCQRGVGRTFQVVKSFETMTVIDNVIVGALVRNTVMREARRKAHEVLEFTGLAARANVLASDLVPAEKRRLEVARALATEPKLLLLDEVLTGLTPTEAQTGVALVRKVRDAGITVLMVEHVMEIVMPLVDRAIVLDLGKVLVEGKPTEVVRDPKVISAYLGDRHAVGA
- a CDS encoding aldolase gives rise to the protein MSHDSKLREDICRFGRSLFERGLTPGSSGNISVKLPDGGWLVTPTNASLGFLDPARLSRLDPSGRLVSGDAPTKEVPLHTALYETRGAARAIVHLHSTHSVALSMLPEIDPRAALPPMTAYYLMKCGATALVPYYRPGDPAVADAIKGLAGKYSSVLLANHGPVVAGDTLEAAVFATEELEETAKLYLLLRGLNPRHLSPEQVKDLVKVFGLTLPEHGH
- a CDS encoding branched-chain amino acid ABC transporter permease, coding for MDKNFSARRRRDLIIAAVLAVIAALVPLFVKDVYVQNIMILTLMYAALSQSWNILSGYCGQISLGHALYFGLGAYTTSLLFMKFGVLPWFGMIAGGLISALIAMALGYPCFRLGGHYFAIATIVIAEIALLLIQNWDWAGAALGIDIPVRGDSWLKFQFTRSKLPYFYFALVLACVAWFVTWWLEDSKWGFWWRAVKDNPQAAESLGVDVFNSKMGAAAVSAFLVAVGGSFYAQFVSYIDPESVMGFQFSLLMALPAVLGGIGTLWGPALGAVILIPLTELTRSYIGGSGRGVDLIVYGSLIILISLALPRGLVSLFSSRKGAAR
- the otnI gene encoding 2-oxo-tetronate isomerase; this encodes MPRFAANLTMMFTEVPFLDRFDAAAQAGFTAVEFLFPYDHPAEAVGERLKRNGFTQALFNLPPGNWDAGEKGFAALPSRFGDLKQGLETALPYARATGVKRLHLMAGMANRGDRLAIEAFYKSVTWAAEFFAPHGIDIVIEPINSRNVPGYFLNDFGFARDVVEELRIPNLKLQFDIYHCQIIHGDVTMRLREMMPIIGHIQIASIPSRNEPDSEELNYPFLFAELDRLGYAGFVGCEYNPRGKTTDGLAWFKPYAGVKP
- the otnK gene encoding 3-oxo-tetronate kinase, producing MTLAAKISLGCIADDYTGASDLANTLTRAGLRTVQTIGVPPDDLALPEVDAVVVSLKSRSIEAGLAVTRSRAADKWLRGRGASHVLFKICSTFDSTDAGNIGPVMDALRDDCDGAIVLVTPAFPETGRTVYQGNLFVGAAPLNESPLKDHPLNPMHDSNLVRVLARQSRTKVGLVNLASVTRGTDAVRAQLAELSAKGTGAAIIDAVFDRDLETIGLVAAGHRLSVGASGIGLGLARALVSTGRVSPIVAAAEASAPVGGPAACLAGSCSQATLQQIANAERVMPVLHLDPEQIVAGGSEAQRALAWAKPRLADGPVLIASSATPEAVGAVQARYGRDAAGHAIEQAMADIAEGLVQSGVRRLVVAGGETSGAVVDRLKIPGFLVGAEIAAGVPVLRAVGAKEGGMLLALKSGNFGGPEFFSDALGLMR
- a CDS encoding methyl-accepting chemotaxis protein; this translates as MLAKISIRAKIIGVVAFLLAAMTGMGVLAVMKMRAINANTLDIATSWMPSVRVLGELRANVLTYRTVVRAHLLAETTEEKLAAEKTAGEVIDALAKSRKEYEPMITSPEERALYAEWSKLWNDYKKGTDDVMALSRKDVGKISHEARDLNSKVVGKIGVQSDEVLKKDIELNTKGGNQAAQDAADSYAFAFMLVSVILGSALVIGIGLSFYMIRDVSSGINSIVEPMQALGKGDLTAEVPHRGERTEIGAMADVLQVFKEALVAKKAADEAAARDAEVKIERGRRVDNITREFESMIGEIVQTVSSASTQLEASASTLTASADRSQQMATTVAAASEEASTNVQSVASATEEMASSVGEISRQVQESARMAGDAVGQARTTSERVSELSKAASRIGDVVELINTIAGQTNLLALNATIEAARAGEAGRGFAVVASEVKALAEQTAKATGEIGQQITGIQAATNDSVGAIKEISSTIERLSEISSAIAAAVEEQGAATQEIARNVQQAAQGTQQVSSNITDVQRGATETGTASSQVLSAAQMLSNDSNRLKTEVSKFLTNVRAA